The proteins below are encoded in one region of Helianthus annuus cultivar XRQ/B chromosome 2, HanXRQr2.0-SUNRISE, whole genome shotgun sequence:
- the LOC110927084 gene encoding protein transport protein Sec61 subunit beta: MVRGSSQSQTTSSSNTRPGPLGAGPRGSPAATAGLRRRRTTTTGSATSLTGGNQSNMLRFYTDDAPGLKITPTVVLVMSVCFIGFVTALHVFGKLYRS, translated from the coding sequence ATGGTGAGAGGCTCCTCTCAATCTCAAACCACCTCTTCTTCCAACACCCGACCCGGCCCACTCGGCGCCGGTCCTCGTGGCTCCCCCGCCGCCACCGCCGGCTTGCGACGCCGTCGCACTACCACCACCGGATCTGCTACCAGCTTGACCGGCGGCAACCAAAGCAACATGCTTAGGTTCTACACCGATGATGCTCCAGGGCTTAAGATCACCCCTACTGTTGTTCTGGTCATGAGCGTCTGCTTCATCGGGTTTGTTACTGCTTTGCATGTGTTTGGTAAGCTTTATCGCAGTTGA